A part of Bacillus thuringiensis genomic DNA contains:
- a CDS encoding glycerate kinase translates to MKVVIASDSYKESLKAIEVCEAIERGFGTIFPKAEYVKIPIGDGGEGTVDSLVDATGGRIISLHVTGPLRERVQAFYGMSKDKKTAFIEMAAASGLQYVPIKKRNPLITTTKGTGELILHALDEGAEHIILGLGGSATNDGGAGMLSALGVRFINRKGEAIEPSGGTLHSIVAIDFSRMDSRLTHIKIEAACDVDNPLVGIRGASFVFGRQKGANAEMMKELDENLKHYANILKQYLSCDVSKIPGAGAAGGMGAAVIGVLKGSLRRGIEIVLDYTNFDKHIEGADLIITGEGRIDEQTAYGKAPVGVAERAKYFRIPVIAIGGSVSPNYPAVHEKGIDAVFSITASPMTLEEAYKVAEENIEMTAKNIAAVWKIASEKHF, encoded by the coding sequence GTGAAAGTTGTTATTGCATCGGATTCATATAAAGAAAGCTTAAAAGCTATAGAAGTATGTGAGGCTATTGAAAGAGGTTTTGGAACAATTTTCCCTAAAGCAGAGTATGTGAAAATACCAATTGGAGATGGAGGAGAAGGAACGGTTGATTCACTTGTGGATGCTACAGGGGGAAGGATTATATCACTTCATGTAACAGGACCGCTTAGAGAACGTGTGCAAGCCTTTTACGGTATGTCTAAAGATAAAAAGACAGCGTTTATTGAAATGGCAGCAGCATCAGGATTACAATATGTTCCGATTAAAAAGCGAAACCCACTTATTACAACGACTAAAGGAACCGGAGAGCTTATACTACATGCGCTAGACGAAGGAGCTGAGCACATTATTTTAGGACTTGGCGGAAGTGCTACAAATGATGGCGGAGCAGGTATGTTGTCAGCTTTAGGGGTCAGGTTTATAAATAGAAAAGGGGAAGCAATAGAGCCATCTGGAGGAACGTTACATTCGATTGTCGCTATTGATTTTTCACGAATGGATTCACGCTTAACGCATATAAAGATAGAGGCAGCGTGTGATGTAGATAATCCGTTAGTTGGAATAAGGGGAGCATCTTTCGTATTTGGGAGGCAAAAGGGTGCGAATGCAGAGATGATGAAAGAGCTAGATGAGAATTTAAAGCATTATGCGAATATCCTTAAACAATACTTATCTTGCGACGTATCTAAAATACCTGGCGCAGGAGCCGCAGGAGGAATGGGAGCAGCTGTTATTGGAGTGTTAAAGGGAAGCCTGCGGAGAGGAATTGAAATTGTATTAGACTACACAAATTTTGATAAGCATATAGAAGGTGCAGATTTAATTATAACTGGCGAAGGGAGAATAGATGAACAAACAGCATATGGAAAGGCCCCTGTAGGTGTTGCGGAGCGTGCAAAGTATTTTCGTATTCCTGTCATTGCTATTGGAGGATCTGTATCTCCGAATTATCCAGCTGTTCACGAAAAAGGAATCGATGCAGTATTTAGTATTACAGCGAGTCCGATGACATTAGAAGAGGCATATAAAGTAGCGGAAGAAAATATCGAAATGACAGCAAAGAATATTGCCGCAGTATGGAAAATAGCATCAGAAAAACACTTCTAA
- the rocF gene encoding arginase, which translates to MKKEISVIGVPMDLGQMRRGVDMGPSAIRYAGVIERIEEIGYDVKDMGDICIEREKEVDENTSLRNLTQVATVCNELASKVDHIIEEGRFPLVLGGDHSIAIGTLAGVAKHYKNLGVIWYDAHGDLNTEETSPSGNIHGMSLAASLGYGHPSLVDLYGAYPKVKKENVVIIGARALDEGEKDFIRNEGIKVFSMHEIDRMGMTAVMEETIAYLSHTDGVHLSLDLDGLDPHDAPGVGTPVIGGLSYRESHLAMEMLAEADIVTSAEFVEVNTILDERNRTATTAVALMGSLFGEKLK; encoded by the coding sequence ATGAAAAAAGAAATTTCAGTTATTGGAGTTCCAATGGATTTAGGACAGATGCGTCGCGGAGTTGATATGGGGCCGAGCGCAATCCGTTATGCAGGCGTAATTGAAAGAATTGAAGAAATTGGATATGATGTTAAAGATATGGGAGATATATGTATAGAGAGAGAAAAAGAAGTAGATGAAAATACAAGCTTAAGAAACCTTACACAAGTTGCAACTGTTTGTAACGAATTAGCAAGTAAGGTGGATCATATTATAGAAGAAGGACGTTTCCCACTTGTATTGGGTGGCGATCATAGTATCGCTATTGGTACATTAGCGGGTGTTGCGAAACATTATAAAAACTTAGGTGTTATTTGGTATGATGCACATGGTGATTTAAATACAGAAGAAACTTCACCATCTGGAAATATTCATGGTATGTCACTTGCAGCAAGTTTGGGATATGGACATCCTTCACTTGTAGATTTATACGGGGCATATCCAAAGGTGAAAAAAGAGAACGTTGTAATTATCGGTGCACGTGCATTAGATGAAGGAGAAAAAGACTTTATTCGCAATGAAGGTATTAAAGTATTCTCAATGCATGAGATTGATCGTATGGGTATGACGGCTGTTATGGAAGAAACAATCGCGTATTTATCTCATACTGATGGTGTACATTTATCATTAGATTTAGATGGCCTTGATCCACATGATGCACCAGGAGTTGGAACGCCTGTAATTGGTGGCCTATCTTATCGTGAAAGCCATTTAGCAATGGAAATGTTAGCGGAAGCTGATATTGTTACATCTGCTGAGTTTGTTGAAGTAAATACTATTTTAGATGAGCGAAATAGAACGGCAACAACAGCGGTTGCTTTAATGGGTTCTTTATTCGGTGAAAAACTAAAATAA
- the cdaA gene encoding diadenylate cyclase CdaA, translating to MPFEDTTILKYLSTVLDIAVVWFIIYKLILIIRGTKAVQLLKGITVIIVVRMISIFLELHTLYWLTEQVLTWGFLAVIIIFQPELRRALEQLGRGSLFSRVGTHEDDEPEIVATAIAKATEYMGKRRIGALITLSKETGMGDYVETGIPLNANVSSELLINIFIPNTPLHDGAVIMQGSTIKAAACYLPLSESPFISKELGTRHRAAMGVSEVTDSITVVVSEETGQISLTKNGKLHRDLKTEQLKDMLLAEFSASEKTTSSSLWNWRRKRHG from the coding sequence ATGCCTTTTGAAGATACGACCATTTTGAAATATCTTAGTACGGTATTAGATATTGCCGTTGTATGGTTTATTATATATAAGCTAATTCTCATAATCCGAGGGACGAAAGCTGTTCAACTTTTAAAAGGGATTACAGTTATTATTGTCGTTCGGATGATCAGTATTTTCCTTGAATTGCATACGCTATATTGGCTGACTGAGCAAGTATTAACGTGGGGATTTTTAGCCGTTATTATTATTTTCCAGCCAGAATTGCGAAGGGCACTTGAGCAACTAGGGCGCGGGAGTTTATTTTCGCGTGTTGGAACTCATGAGGATGATGAACCTGAAATCGTTGCAACAGCGATAGCGAAAGCAACGGAATATATGGGGAAACGTAGAATTGGTGCATTAATTACTTTGTCGAAAGAGACCGGTATGGGTGATTATGTGGAAACAGGTATTCCGCTAAATGCAAACGTATCATCGGAATTACTCATTAATATTTTCATTCCTAATACACCTCTTCATGATGGAGCAGTCATTATGCAAGGAAGTACCATTAAAGCAGCAGCTTGTTATCTTCCGTTATCGGAAAGTCCTTTTATCTCTAAGGAGTTAGGAACTAGGCATCGCGCTGCAATGGGAGTTAGTGAAGTTACTGATAGTATTACAGTAGTTGTGTCGGAAGAAACAGGTCAAATTTCTTTAACGAAAAATGGTAAGTTGCATCGTGATTTGAAGACAGAACAACTGAAAGATATGTTGTTAGCTGAATTTAGTGCGAGCGAAAAAACGACTTCTTCGTCTTTATGGAATTGGAGGAGAAAGCGTCATGGATAA
- a CDS encoding CdaR family protein — MDKLMENHWFLKGISLLLACMLFMSATLTEKNTTSGILPFANDAKETLTNYAINLKYDEEKYIVSGIPSEGVKVKLEGPKAAVATAKAKKQFDIPVDLRDSEKGTYEVSLKTNGLPDDVKGTVQPSTIKITLHEKARKYVHVDLKLSNEDQMPAGSTLEKSNIKPDTVEVVGTKEEIESISSAKAYIDLKGVNKTVTKTAEVTLYNKEGKRLNVRTSPSKISVTLNVATQATANNTEKTVPVTYTKKGSLPEGLAVTNISVEPREVTIAGPKDILDNIQSIEGVEVDLSQLTESTTFDTSVLLPKGVTSAQPNQVKVSVGVQKAKQTKTRTIDGISIQKNGLSKDVTAQLLSPQDGKISVDISGETSIVDKITAAQITAAINLQNVSPGTKDVSIQVSGPGNISIEPKQKSAKVTIVKKENPDKEVQGNGEKPDSNNNQDNQTEKPKNPEPEHKPDPEKEKEQEQNKEKETSQEPTVDNQKEPEKGANHNG, encoded by the coding sequence ATGGATAAGTTAATGGAGAATCATTGGTTTTTAAAAGGGATCTCATTACTATTGGCGTGTATGCTTTTTATGTCAGCGACTTTAACTGAAAAAAATACGACATCGGGGATACTACCTTTTGCAAATGATGCGAAAGAAACATTAACTAATTATGCTATTAACCTTAAGTATGATGAAGAGAAATATATTGTAAGTGGTATTCCGTCAGAGGGCGTTAAGGTGAAATTAGAGGGCCCAAAAGCAGCAGTTGCTACAGCAAAAGCAAAAAAACAATTTGATATACCAGTTGATTTGAGAGATAGCGAAAAAGGAACTTATGAAGTTTCTTTGAAAACGAACGGGCTTCCAGATGATGTGAAAGGAACAGTTCAGCCATCAACAATTAAAATTACTCTACATGAAAAAGCTAGAAAATACGTTCATGTAGACTTAAAATTATCAAATGAGGATCAAATGCCAGCAGGTTCTACTCTAGAAAAATCAAACATTAAACCTGATACTGTTGAGGTAGTTGGGACGAAAGAAGAAATTGAAAGTATTTCATCTGCTAAGGCGTATATTGATTTAAAAGGTGTTAATAAAACTGTTACAAAAACAGCCGAAGTTACATTATACAATAAAGAAGGAAAACGTTTAAATGTAAGAACGAGTCCATCTAAAATTAGTGTAACATTGAATGTGGCGACGCAAGCAACGGCCAATAATACTGAAAAAACTGTTCCTGTAACGTATACGAAAAAGGGGAGTTTACCAGAAGGATTGGCTGTTACAAATATTAGTGTTGAACCGAGAGAAGTAACGATAGCAGGTCCAAAAGATATATTGGATAATATACAATCGATAGAGGGGGTCGAAGTAGATCTTAGTCAATTGACAGAGTCTACAACATTCGATACCTCTGTTTTATTGCCAAAGGGTGTAACAAGTGCACAACCGAATCAAGTGAAGGTTTCAGTAGGCGTGCAAAAAGCAAAACAAACGAAAACAAGAACGATTGATGGTATATCAATTCAAAAAAATGGACTTTCTAAAGATGTTACGGCCCAGCTACTTTCGCCGCAAGATGGGAAGATAAGCGTTGATATTTCAGGAGAAACAAGTATAGTAGATAAAATAACAGCTGCTCAAATAACAGCAGCGATTAATCTGCAAAATGTATCTCCAGGGACGAAGGATGTTTCTATTCAAGTGAGCGGTCCTGGTAATATTTCAATAGAGCCAAAGCAAAAAAGTGCTAAAGTCACAATTGTGAAGAAAGAAAATCCAGATAAAGAAGTACAGGGTAACGGTGAAAAACCAGATTCAAATAATAACCAAGATAATCAAACTGAAAAACCAAAAAATCCTGAACCTGAACATAAGCCTGACCCGGAAAAGGAAAAGGAACAGGAACAAAATAAAGAAAAAGAAACTAGTCAAGAGCCAACAGTAGATAATCAAAAAGAGCCAGAAAAAGGAGCGAATCATAATGGGTAA
- the glmM gene encoding phosphoglucosamine mutase: MGKYFGTDGVRGVANQELTPELAFKIGRFGGYVLTKDTDRPKVIIGRDTRISGHMLEGALVAGLLSTGAEVMRLGVISTPGVAYLTKALDAQAGVMISASHNPVEDNGIKFFGSDGFKLTDEQEAEIEALLDKEVDELPRPTGTNLGQVSDYFEGGQKYLQYIKQTVEEDFSGLHIALDCAHGATSSLAPYLFADLEADISTMGTSPNGMNINDGVGSTHPEVLAKLVKDKGADIGLAFDGDGDRLIAVDEKGNIVDGDQIMFICAKYMKETGQLKHNTVVSTVMSNLGFYKALEANNITSDKTAVGDRYVMEEMKRGGYNLGGEQSGHIILLDYITTGDGMLSALQLVNIMKMTKKPLSELAGEMTKFPQLLVNVRVTDKKLALENEKIKEIIRVVEEEMNGDGRILVRPSGTEPLIRVMAEAPTQEVCDAYVHRIVEVVKAEVGAE, translated from the coding sequence ATGGGTAAATATTTTGGTACAGATGGAGTACGTGGGGTTGCGAACCAGGAGTTAACACCTGAATTAGCGTTCAAAATTGGACGTTTTGGTGGTTATGTATTAACAAAAGATACAGATCGTCCAAAAGTAATTATCGGCCGTGATACACGTATATCAGGACATATGTTAGAAGGAGCTTTAGTAGCAGGTCTATTATCAACTGGAGCAGAAGTAATGCGCCTTGGTGTTATTTCTACACCAGGTGTTGCTTATTTAACAAAAGCGTTAGACGCACAAGCAGGTGTTATGATTTCTGCATCTCATAATCCAGTAGAGGATAACGGAATCAAATTCTTCGGTTCAGACGGCTTTAAATTAACAGATGAGCAAGAAGCAGAAATCGAAGCTTTATTAGACAAAGAAGTTGATGAATTACCACGTCCAACAGGTACGAATCTTGGACAAGTGAGTGATTATTTTGAAGGCGGCCAAAAATATTTACAATATATTAAACAAACTGTAGAGGAAGATTTCTCTGGTTTACATATCGCTTTAGATTGTGCGCATGGTGCTACGTCTTCTTTAGCTCCATACTTATTCGCGGATTTAGAGGCTGATATTTCAACAATGGGAACTTCACCAAACGGCATGAACATTAATGATGGAGTAGGTTCTACGCATCCAGAAGTATTAGCTAAATTAGTAAAAGACAAAGGCGCTGATATCGGTCTTGCCTTTGATGGTGATGGTGACCGTTTAATTGCTGTAGATGAAAAAGGAAACATCGTTGATGGCGATCAAATTATGTTTATTTGTGCGAAGTACATGAAAGAAACTGGTCAACTAAAGCATAATACAGTCGTTTCAACTGTTATGAGTAACTTAGGTTTCTACAAAGCACTTGAAGCTAACAATATCACAAGTGATAAAACAGCAGTTGGTGACCGTTACGTAATGGAAGAGATGAAGCGTGGTGGTTACAACTTAGGTGGAGAACAATCGGGGCATATTATCTTACTTGATTACATTACAACTGGTGATGGAATGTTAAGTGCACTTCAACTGGTAAACATCATGAAAATGACGAAAAAACCATTATCTGAGCTTGCAGGTGAGATGACAAAATTCCCACAATTACTAGTAAACGTTCGTGTAACAGATAAAAAACTAGCATTAGAAAATGAAAAAATTAAAGAAATTATTCGTGTTGTAGAGGAAGAAATGAACGGTGATGGCCGCATTCTTGTTCGTCCATCTGGAACAGAGCCACTTATTCGTGTAATGGCAGAAGCACCAACACAAGAAGTTTGTGACGCGTATGTACATCGCATTGTAGAAGTTGTGAAAGCTGAAGTTGGCGCTGAATAA
- the glmS gene encoding glutamine--fructose-6-phosphate transaminase (isomerizing): MCGIVGFIGEQDAKEILLKGLEKLEYRGYDSAGIAVQTENGVVVYKEKGRIAKLREIVDVNVAASVGIGHTRWATHGVPSKVNAHPHQSTSKRFTLVHNGVIENYELVKKEYLQDVTFVSETDTEIIVQLMEQQVSTGLSVEEAFRNTLSLLHGSYAIGLLDAENPNMIYVAKNKSPLLVGVGDNFNVVASDAMAMLQVTDQFIELMDKEIVIVTKESITIKNLQGETIERAPFTAELDASDIEKGTYPHFMLKEIDEQPLVIRNIIQKYQDENGEIELNQDIRNAILDSDRIYIIACGTSYHAGLVGKQFIEKFAKMPVEVHVASEFSYNMPLLTERPFFIYISQSGETADSRAVLVQTNEMGHKALTITNVPGSTLSREADYTLPLYAGPEIAVASTKAYTAQLAVLSILAADIAKAKGEVLDFDLTHELGLVANAMIELCDQKEEMDALAKQFLATTRNCFFIGRSVDFYVGLEGALKLKEISYIQAEGFAGGELKHGTIALIENGTPVIALATQEHVNLGIRGNVKEVVARGANPCIISMKGLEMEGDSFVLPAVHEALAPLVAVIPFQLISYYAALHRECDVDKPRNLAKSVTVE; this comes from the coding sequence ATGTGTGGAATCGTAGGATTTATTGGAGAGCAAGATGCAAAGGAAATTTTATTAAAAGGTTTAGAAAAGCTAGAATATCGTGGATATGATTCAGCAGGTATTGCAGTACAAACAGAGAACGGTGTTGTTGTATACAAAGAAAAAGGTCGTATTGCAAAACTTCGCGAAATCGTAGATGTGAACGTAGCAGCAAGCGTGGGAATCGGTCACACACGTTGGGCTACACATGGTGTTCCAAGCAAAGTAAACGCGCATCCGCATCAAAGTACATCAAAACGCTTTACACTAGTTCATAACGGTGTAATTGAAAACTATGAATTAGTGAAAAAAGAATATTTACAAGATGTAACGTTCGTAAGTGAAACTGATACAGAGATTATCGTACAGCTTATGGAACAACAAGTGAGCACAGGATTAAGTGTAGAAGAAGCGTTCCGTAATACGCTATCTCTTTTACATGGCTCTTATGCAATCGGATTACTTGATGCTGAAAATCCAAACATGATTTATGTTGCTAAAAACAAAAGCCCGCTATTAGTAGGTGTTGGTGACAACTTTAATGTTGTGGCGAGCGACGCTATGGCGATGTTACAAGTTACAGATCAATTTATCGAATTAATGGATAAAGAAATCGTAATTGTAACGAAAGAAAGTATTACAATTAAAAACTTACAAGGTGAAACGATTGAACGTGCACCGTTTACAGCGGAATTAGACGCAAGTGATATTGAAAAAGGAACATACCCTCATTTCATGCTTAAAGAAATCGATGAGCAACCACTTGTAATCCGTAATATAATTCAAAAGTATCAAGATGAAAATGGCGAGATTGAATTAAATCAAGACATTCGTAATGCGATTTTAGATAGCGATCGTATTTACATCATTGCATGTGGAACAAGTTATCATGCAGGTCTTGTTGGAAAACAATTTATCGAGAAGTTTGCAAAAATGCCAGTTGAAGTGCATGTAGCAAGTGAATTCTCTTATAACATGCCATTATTAACAGAAAGACCATTCTTCATTTACATTTCACAAAGTGGTGAGACTGCAGATAGCCGTGCAGTACTTGTACAAACAAATGAAATGGGTCATAAAGCATTAACGATTACAAACGTACCTGGTTCTACGCTTTCTCGTGAAGCTGATTATACACTTCCGTTATACGCGGGACCAGAAATTGCAGTTGCATCAACGAAAGCTTACACAGCACAACTTGCAGTACTTTCAATTTTAGCTGCGGACATTGCTAAAGCAAAAGGCGAAGTTCTTGATTTCGATTTAACACACGAATTAGGACTTGTAGCAAATGCAATGATAGAACTTTGTGATCAAAAAGAAGAAATGGACGCATTAGCAAAACAATTTTTAGCAACAACGCGTAATTGTTTCTTCATCGGACGTAGCGTAGACTTTTACGTAGGTTTAGAAGGCGCGTTAAAGCTAAAAGAAATTTCTTACATCCAAGCAGAAGGATTTGCTGGAGGAGAATTAAAACACGGTACAATCGCCTTAATCGAAAACGGTACACCAGTTATCGCACTTGCTACACAAGAGCACGTAAACCTTGGAATTCGTGGTAACGTGAAAGAAGTAGTAGCACGCGGAGCTAACCCATGTATCATCTCAATGAAAGGCTTAGAAATGGAAGGTGACAGCTTCGTATTACCAGCTGTACACGAAGCATTAGCACCGCTAGTAGCAGTTATTCCATTTCAACTTATCTCATACTACGCAGCACTTCACCGCGAGTGTGATGTTGATAAGCCGCGTAACTTAGCTAAGTCTGTTACGGTTGAGTAG
- a CDS encoding S9 family peptidase, with protein MKVNEKTYLSIEEIISLPTLSSTNISDDGKNVAFVKRTANWKSNTYRNHVWIYETDKGQSYPLTNMNIDSTCPIWSPDSRDIAYLSPVGDGENQIFVKSMDGYDRVQITDEKEGISTFKWDPTGKGFYYIAQSKECEEIKKRKELYGDFQHVGKEHQNNCLYYIEIKKVIQNDKEEREINGVYQLTDGKDFYIHNFDISNDGKKVVCMATPSLNDHMNGDLYILDVESKELQKMNTDKLLGGSVCFSPEGSKICYSASIREKDYYKNHIQESTLEIYDLNAGERIVPLTDFDSTIMPLQWTAKGILIRWQDKTNYCIGLLCEDGTVEMLSDKVDGFIMDAFITMDGNHIAYNKAITNETFEIYLDDKKITNENSFFESKIKSNREIISWQSSDGLEIEGVLSTPVEFEANKKYPLLVVIHGGPAWASFPIFSDCFNEKYPIEQFVEKGFIVLEPNYRGSSGYGNEFLKANHRKQGIADYEDVISGVDKLVEEGIVDKDRVGVMGWSNGGYISAFCSTFSSRFKAISVGGGITNWSTHYVHTDIPYFIRMYLGDTPWNDPEIYKKTSAMTYIKSACTPTLIQHGEKDARIPITNAYELHQGLRDMEVDTELMIFKGMAYSSNQPGIHVAIMKQNLMWFSHYILGESMKDF; from the coding sequence ATGAAAGTGAATGAAAAAACATATTTAAGTATAGAAGAGATTATTTCATTACCGACCTTATCAAGTACAAATATAAGCGATGACGGAAAAAACGTAGCGTTTGTTAAGAGAACAGCTAACTGGAAGAGCAATACATATAGAAATCATGTATGGATATATGAAACAGATAAAGGGCAGAGTTATCCATTAACGAATATGAATATAGATAGTACATGCCCAATATGGTCCCCAGATTCTAGGGATATCGCATACCTTAGCCCTGTTGGTGATGGGGAAAATCAGATCTTTGTTAAGTCAATGGATGGTTATGATAGGGTTCAAATTACTGATGAGAAAGAAGGGATCAGTACATTCAAATGGGATCCTACGGGTAAAGGTTTTTATTATATTGCACAGTCAAAAGAATGTGAGGAAATAAAGAAACGTAAGGAACTATATGGAGATTTTCAACATGTAGGTAAGGAACACCAGAACAATTGTTTATATTACATTGAAATAAAAAAAGTGATACAAAATGATAAAGAGGAACGCGAGATTAACGGTGTTTATCAACTAACGGATGGTAAGGATTTTTATATACATAATTTTGATATTTCAAATGATGGGAAAAAGGTTGTATGTATGGCTACACCAAGCCTAAATGATCATATGAATGGTGATCTATACATATTAGATGTTGAATCTAAGGAACTACAAAAGATGAATACAGATAAGTTATTGGGAGGGAGTGTTTGTTTTTCTCCTGAGGGCAGCAAAATATGTTACTCAGCAAGCATAAGAGAGAAGGATTACTATAAAAACCATATACAAGAGAGTACATTAGAGATATATGATCTGAATGCTGGAGAACGAATTGTCCCTTTAACAGATTTTGATAGTACGATTATGCCATTACAGTGGACAGCTAAAGGAATTTTAATTCGATGGCAGGATAAAACGAATTACTGTATTGGATTGCTATGTGAGGATGGCACTGTGGAAATGTTAAGTGACAAAGTAGATGGCTTTATAATGGATGCCTTTATAACAATGGATGGAAACCATATAGCTTATAATAAGGCTATAACAAATGAAACTTTTGAAATCTATTTGGATGATAAAAAAATAACGAATGAAAATAGCTTTTTCGAAAGCAAGATTAAAAGTAACAGGGAAATCATCTCATGGCAAAGTAGTGATGGCCTTGAAATAGAGGGTGTTTTATCAACCCCTGTAGAGTTTGAAGCAAATAAAAAATATCCTTTATTAGTAGTAATCCATGGTGGCCCGGCTTGGGCCTCCTTTCCGATATTTTCAGACTGTTTTAATGAGAAGTATCCGATTGAACAGTTTGTTGAAAAAGGCTTTATCGTTTTAGAACCAAACTACAGGGGAAGTTCTGGTTATGGTAATGAATTCTTAAAAGCAAACCATAGGAAACAAGGAATTGCTGACTATGAGGATGTGATATCTGGAGTGGATAAACTAGTTGAAGAAGGGATTGTAGATAAAGATAGAGTAGGAGTAATGGGATGGAGTAATGGGGGATATATATCAGCTTTCTGTTCTACATTTAGTAGTAGATTTAAAGCTATTTCGGTGGGGGGCGGAATTACTAACTGGAGTACTCATTATGTACATACAGATATCCCTTACTTTATTAGAATGTATTTAGGAGATACTCCATGGAATGATCCAGAGATATATAAGAAAACATCAGCAATGACATATATTAAATCAGCTTGTACGCCTACCTTAATTCAACATGGGGAAAAAGATGCAAGAATTCCAATTACAAATGCATATGAGCTACATCAAGGGTTAAGAGATATGGAAGTTGATACAGAATTAATGATATTTAAAGGAATGGCATATAGTTCTAATCAGCCAGGAATTCATGTGGCCATTATGAAGCAGAATTTGATGTGGTTTTCACACTATATTCTTGGAGAAAGTATGAAAGATTTTTAG
- a CDS encoding DoxX family membrane protein, whose translation MVINFLRTDKRATFILLLLRLYIGYAWLTAGIGKVFGQSFDASGFLKGAIAQASGDHPAVQVWWADFLQHFVLPNADLFSFLVQWGEVLVGLGLILGGLTKTAAFFGIIMNLSFLLSGTVSVNPNLLILTMFILVAGQNAGRIGLDGYVFPKLFRKNNHETYKLSKTA comes from the coding sequence ATGGTTATCAATTTTTTAAGAACTGATAAACGTGCTACTTTCATATTATTACTTTTACGGCTTTACATAGGATATGCATGGCTCACTGCTGGGATAGGTAAAGTTTTCGGACAATCCTTTGACGCAAGTGGTTTTCTAAAAGGCGCTATCGCTCAGGCGTCAGGTGATCACCCTGCTGTACAAGTTTGGTGGGCAGATTTCCTTCAACACTTTGTTCTTCCAAATGCAGATCTATTTAGCTTTTTAGTTCAATGGGGCGAAGTTTTAGTAGGTCTAGGTTTGATTTTAGGCGGATTAACAAAAACAGCTGCATTTTTCGGAATCATAATGAACCTTTCATTTTTATTAAGCGGAACTGTTAGTGTAAATCCAAACCTGCTTATTTTAACTATGTTCATTTTAGTTGCAGGACAGAATGCTGGACGTATTGGATTAGATGGCTATGTTTTCCCTAAACTTTTCCGTAAAAACAACCATGAAACATATAAATTAAGTAAAACTGCGTAG